Below is a window of Lacibacter sp. H407 DNA.
ACAACTGCGTGGTCCATCGGTTTCGCCATCGATGAGTCCTGCATTTTTTAATTCTTTCAGGTGCTGACTTACGGTGCTTTGTGCCAGTGGTAATATCTCAACGATCTCACCACAAATACATTGATTGCGTTTTGCCAATACACTCAGGATGGCAATACGGGCAGGGTGACTGATGGCTTTGGCAAATGCTGCCAGGTGTTGCTCTTTTGTACTGAATTCTTCTTTCTTGTGGATGGCCATTTTGTTTATCGTGTTTTTGCGATGAATATGTTCAAACAAAAAGACGATTTGTTCGTCTTGTTTATTTTATATCGCAAATATACGATTAAGCATTTCAGATTTCCAAACAAAAAGCCGGAAAAATTTTTCCGGCTTTTTGTTTTTTGTCATCCCGACGAAGGAGGGATCTGTTGGGCTTTAGTACAAATGTTCTGCAGATCCATCATTCCCCGGGATGACAGTTATAATGAGCTTTATTATCTACCGTCTCCGTCAAGCAAATTACCCAAACCACCCAGCAAGCTTCCTTCCTCTTTACGTGCACCTCTTCCATAAGAAAGAATACGGCTGGCCAATCTTGAAATAGGTAATGTTTGGATCCATACTTTACCCGGGCCACGGAGTGTAGCAAAGAATAATCCTTCACCACCAAAAATGGTATTCTTGATACCACCTACAAACTGGATATCAAAATCAACCTGGTGTGTGTATGCTACCACACAACCTGTATCGATCTTCAGAACTTCGCCGGGTTTCAGCTCACGTTCAAACACATGACCACCTGCGTGTACAAAGGCTAATCCATCGCCTTCAAGTTTCTGCATAATAAAACCTTCGCCTCCGAATAAGCCGGTGCCGAGTTTACGTTGCAATGCAATACCAACGCTTACGCCTTTTGCAGCGCAGAGAAACGCATCTTTCTGACAAACGATTGGTCCGCCTAAACGCATCAGATCGAGTGGAATAATTTTACCGGGATAAGGCGATGCAAAACTCACCATCTTTTTTCCTTGACCGATGTTGGTATAAGCAGTCATGAATAAACTTTCACCAGTGAGTAATCGCTTTCCTGCTGAAAATAATTTACCTAATACACCTGTGCCCTGGTTTGCACTGCCATCGCCAAAAATAGTTTCCATCTGGATGCCTTCATCCATCAACATGAAACTACCTGCTTCTGCAATGGCTGTTTCATTGGGATCAAGTTCAATTTCTACATACTGCATTTCCTCGCCTACAATGCGGTAATCAATTTCGTGTGCTGTTGCCATGATGATAATTTTTTTTGTGAAATTAAATTGCTGCTGTCAAATAACGATCACTTTTTTGGTAAACTGAAAAGAAAAACCCTCTTCGTATTAGAAGAGGGTTTTAGAAAAAGGTTACTGATTATCTTAAATTTTCGAAGGAACTGTTTTACGTTGTTGTCCCACCCAAACCTTCTTGCCTTGTATGGCTCTTACAAGGTACATAATACCTACAAAGATGAAGAAGAGCGGACCAAGGAAACCAAATAATGCAACATACTTGGTGCCATAGAAACTTTCCATTGGTCTTCTTAAACGTTCGGAGATAATATACATACTCGGTACCATCATCAGTGTTAAGAAGAAAGCGAAAACCAAACCATAGATGATCGTCCAGCTTAATGGTCCCCAGAAAACAACACTATCGCCACCAAAGAAGATCTTTGGATCAAGATGCTGGAAGAGCGATACGAAATCGATATTGAAACCAACAGCCAATGGTAACAAACCAAGCATGGTTGCCAATGCAGTTAACAATACAGGAATGATCCTGATCCTGCCTGCCTGGATAGCTGCTTCTCTGGTTTTGTAACCACGGCCACGTAATTCATCTGTGAATTCGATCAACAGGATACCGTTCTTAATTACGATACCGGCCAAACCAATGATACCTACTCCCAACATGATGGTTGCAATTACTTTACCTGTAATGGCATAACCCAACAATACACCAATAATGCTGAAGAAGATCTCCGTAATTACAATGAACGGTTTACTGATACTGTTAAACTGTAACACAAGAATGAGGAAGATGAGGCCAATGGCGATAATAAGAGCAGTCCCCAAAAACGCATTTGTTTCTGCTTCCTGTTCACTTTGTCCGCTTTGACGAATGGTTACATCTTCAGGAATACGTACTTTATTTTTAAAGTCATCGATCTTACTCTTCAGCATTGCATTGATAGGTCCTGCCTGTGTAGGATCAGCAACATTTGACTGGAGCTGAATTGTACGCTTCAGATTTTTCCGTTTTACACCACCTGTTGTGCTTGTATAATCAAACTTAGCAACGGCATTAATGGGCACCTGCTTAATTTGTCCTGTATTAAAATCACGGAACGTGATCTTCATATTCATCAAGTTAATGATATTGTTACGTTGCATTTCGCTGTAGCGAAGCTGGATCTTGTATTCATCTTCACCTTCTTTCAGCTTGCTTACTTCTTTACCAAATAATGCAGTACGTAATTCCATTCCCACCTGAGCCGTGCTTACACCTTCAATTAATGCACGTTCACGGTCAACACTAACGGTGATTTCAGGATTATTCAGATCAACATCCATCAACAGGTTATCAATACCATCCACACGGTTTGTATCGAGATAATTGTATAACTCAGTTGCAACTTTCGCAATGTTGTTGAAGTTGTCGCCCACAATTTCAATATTCACCGGAGGATCAGTAGGAGGGCCACCGCCTTCCTGCTCAACACTAATGCTTGCACCCGGAATACCTTTTATATTTTCACGAATTTCATCGATATAAACCTTTGTTGATTTACCATGACGTTTTTCAAACTCAACAAATGAAACCTGGATACGACCTAAGTTTGGTTGTGTACTACGGTTATTATCTTCAGGTTTGTTAGCACTCACCGCAACGTTTGTAATAATACTTTCAACAATAGAACCTTCTTCGCCCGGTTTTTCTTTCTCCAGTACTTTATAAACTTTCTTTTCGAGCAGTTGTGTAATCGAATCGGTTTGCTTTACATCTGTACCTACCGGCATTTTCAAATACACATAAATAAAGTTTGGATCACCACTCGGGAAGAAGGTAGATGGATTGCCACGTGCTATCAGCATAAATACTGCAATTGGAAAAAGTACGAATAACAATACAAGTGCCCATACCGGTCTCCATCCTTTCAACACCCAGCGTAACATTTTTTCATAACTGTTCATGAGTTTTGGTAATGCCTTTTCCTGGAAGAAATAGATCGCATCACGCAATACATAACGGTTAAGAATACCAACCAGTGCCATAAAGAACAGGAAGTTACCGGTGCCATGATTTCCGATCACATGATTGATGATGCCAATGATCCAGAATGCCCACCAATACCATTTGCGGAAGATGTTGCTTTTCTTATCATCGTAAGCACGGCCTTCAGGTTTCATAAAGCTTACGGCAAATACTGGGTTGATGATAAAGGCAACGATCAATGATGCAGCCAATGTTAAGATCAACATCACCGGCAGATAGATCATGAACTTACCAATGATTCCTTTCCAGAAGATCAACGGGAAGAATGGAGCAAGCGTTGTTGCTGTACCTGCAAGTACCGGAATAAATACTTCACCTGCAGCTTCTTTTGCACTTCGTATAATCGGCACTTTTCCATTATGATAGATACGGTGGGTATTTTCAATTACCACAATGGCATCATCCACAATAATACCGAGCCCAAACAACAGCGCAAACAATACAATGAAGTTGAGCGTAACGCCCGTACCAATAATAAGATCGGCAACCGGTAAAAAGAGAAAGGCCACAAACACACTCAACGGTACACTCAATGCCACAAAGAAGGCGTTGGTTACTCCCATAAAGAACATGAGGATAAGTAATACAAGTATAAAACCGATCACAATTGTATTTACCAATTCATTGAAGGATGTTTTTGTTTGTTTACTTTGATCGCCTGTCAATGTTACCTTCAGATCTTTCGGCAGAATATCATTGTCCTGCATTTCTTTTACAGCAGCTTTTACATTGTCCGCTGCGTTGATCAGGTTTTCACCACTACGTTTTACAATGTTGAGGGTGATAACGTTCTTGCCATCCAAACGGGCAAAACTTTCTTTTTCTTTAACCGTATCTTTTATTGTAGCAATATCTCTCAGGTAAACGGGTGAACCACTTACTCCTTTCACAATAATATTATTGAGATCAAATGAACTGTTGAACTGTCCACGAACACGTACTGTACGTTTCATGGTACCGATCTCAACCTGTCCACCTGTAATGTCGTTGTTCTCACGTGCAATTGCATTTTCAATATCAGTGAACGTAAGTCTTGCACTTGCCATACGGTAAGGATCAACATTTACCTGTATCTCTCTTTCTGGTGCACCAACAATATCAGCACGGGTGATCTCTTTAAGTTCTTCGAAACGATCCTGCATTTTATCTGCATATTGTTTCAGTTTCACCGGATCGTAATCACCACTGATGTTTACGAACATGATGGGCATTTCACTGAATGCAAACTCCTGTACATCCGGTTCGGCTGTAAGGTCTTGCGGAAGATCAGTTCTTGCTTTGTCAACTGCATCTTTTACTTTTTGTTTGGCGAGATCGGTTTTTACATCTGTATCAAACTCAACAACGATCAACGAAAAATCCTGTTGTGATGATGATTGTACTTTAATAACCCTTGCACCACTGATGCTCTTCAGTTGTTTTTCAATGGGCCGTGTTACTAAATTTTCAATATCAGCAGGAGAGTTACCTACATAAATAGTAGCTACAGAAATAGTAGGTACCACAATATCCGGGTATTGCTCCTTAGGCATGGTGTTGAATTTATACAACCCATACGCAGTAATTAAAATGGTGATGATATAGATGGCCGTGCGATTGTCAACACTCCAGCTCGTAGGTTTAAATTCCTTGAACTTTTTGCTGAGACCTTCTAAAAAATTTGATTGCATATAATAAGATTATGTAGTCAGCACTTGTTTTAGTTGATCAGTAGAACATCATTTAATAATGATATTCTACTGATGATGTCTTTATCCGATCGTTACAACCTGCCTGTCGTAAACACTTTGGTAACCCTCAGAGATCAATTGCTGGCCCGATTGTAAACCTGCTTTGATCTCGATCTTGTCGCCATATGATTCGCCAACTACAACTGGTTTTTTAACAGCTACAGAACGTCCTTTGCTGTCTTTTTCTACAATGTACACGTACTTACCTTTATCATCTGTTTGAATGAGATTAACAGGAATTACCAATGCATTTGGTGCACTATAATCTTTAATGCGTACTGTTGCCATTGAATTTGGACGAACACCGCCACCGGGAATAGCTGCTTCAACTGTAAATGTTCTTGTTGAAGGATTGATGGTTTGCGAAGAAAGCTTCACAGAAGAATTGAACGACTTGTTCATATCCGGGATCGTAACAATAACAGGGCTACCTAAACGTACACGTGTCATGTAATTTTCAGGCACCTGAACCACCGCTTTTAAAGTGCTGTTATTGACAATACGTATTTGCGGGGATACGCCCATTACACCCGAAAAGAATTCACCTACTTTAACTGCTACCACATCTGCAATACCACTTGCCGGCGAGTAAACGGTAAATAGTTTGATCTGCTCATAAGCAGTAGCGATCTGGCGTTCCAGTGCTTCTACATTTGTTTTGGCAGAAATTAATTGTACTTCGCTGCCAATGTTCTGATCCCATAAATTTTTCTGACGCTGGTACAGATCTTTTGCCAATGCCAATTGTGTTTCAGAAATTTTTACTTGCTGACGTAACACTTTATCATCCATTTTTAAAATAAGCTGTCCTTTCTTCACAAACTGTCCTTCTTTAATGTAAAGATCAGTTACAAGACCGCCTTGGCCGTTTGGCGGAGCGATATAAGAAATATTATCTGCATCAATTGATCCCTGCAGATCAATATAATGCGAAAAATCTTCTGTCAACACAGGTGTTATAGCGATCAGCTTTGCTTTATCGCTTTTACCTGCAGCAGTATCGAGCTTTGTAATTTCTTCTTCAAGCGTTTTGATTTTTGTAGCAAGTGTGATCTGCTCCGTTTTCAGTTTCTCAAGCTCGGCTTTCTTTTCGCCAAGTGATCCCTTTTTTTCTTTTGCACCTGCGCCGCAAGAAGCGAGAACAAGAGCAAAACCAGCGATGAATGTGTATTGCAAAATGCGTTTCATGTTGTTTAATTTATAGTAATGGTTGATGATTAGTTTAATTGTCCGATAGCTTTTAAGTAACTGATTTTGGCAACAACTGCGTTGTACAGTGCGTCAAAATAATTTCCTTGTGCACGTTGCAGCTCTGTATCTGATTGTAATATTTCGAAACTGCTGCCAACACCCTGCTCATATTTTTTCTTGGTAGTGTTGTACACCCGCTCTGCCAACTCCAGATTTTTTTGCTGTGCATCCATATTAATAATGGCGTTACGCAAATTGATCTTTGCAGCGTTTTGTTCAAAATCGATCGCCTTCTTAATATTCTCGATGGTATTAGTTGTTTTGTCGAGTGTATATTTCGCCTGTTGAATTTTATACTTGCGCTGAAAGCCATCAAAAATGGGAATCGACAGGTTTAATCCAATCAAGTTGGAGTTAAACCAGAACCAGTTTTGCCCTGTAAAAGCAGAGAAGTTTTTATTCAACTGACCTTGCTGTTGAAACTGATAGAAGAATGCCAGTGTAGGTGCGTACCCTAATTTGTTACGGCGAACATCCAGCTCCTGTAATTTTTGTACGGTGTTGAGTAAACGCACTTCGCTACGGTTGTTGTAGTTAACAGTGCCATCATCCAACACATTTTCTTTTACAGATTCGTTGTTCAACTGGTCTGTAAGAACGATCTTATCGTTTTGTGCAAGACCCATGGTAAACTTCAGTGACGCATAACCCAGTTCAATAATATTTTTTAACTGTGTTTCGCTCGACTTAGTATTATTGAAGCTTACTGTTGTTTTATCAATGTCCAGTTTTTCAATAAAACCATTCTTGAACAATTGTTCCTGATCGCTCAGTAATTTTTCGAAGCGTTGTAAACTTTGCTGAAGGGTTTTCAACTGCTGCTCAGCGATCAACACCTGGTAGTATGCTTTCTGCACCTGCTCACGTGTTTTATCTTCCTGTACTTTGATGTTTTCTTTTGCATATTCAATAGAAGTTTTGCGAGCGATCAAGCCAACAAATACATCCGGTTGAAATAACAATTGATTCAAACTTACACCTGCGGTAATACTCCACGGTTGTACAAAGCTGAATTCCTGAACGGTAAATTCATTTTTTGGCTGAATGGTGGCGCCATTTCCGTCTTTTACGCCTTCCTGGTTCAATACAGTATAAACATCTGTTTTACCTGCACTGGGAAATAAAATTTTTGGTAAGGTAAGATAGTGTGCCACTTGTCCACTTCCGGTAACCTGTGGTAATGCAGAACCAAGGATCTCTTTGTTCTGTGCTTCCTGTTTCAATGAATCGATGCGAAGGTTTTTAATATCGGCTACATTATTCAAGGCCATATTCACGGCTTCTTTCACGGTTAGTCGGTATTCAGTTTGCGCATTTGCAACAGTGAAACCAAGCAGCATGGTTGCAACCAGCAGCCACTTGTTTCTTTGATTTTTTTTCATTGCTTGTCTTTAGTTTGTGATTGTGTGATCCTGTCGATTTCTTTTGTTGAATGATCAGCAGGATGAATGTTAAGGTTTATTGTTTCGTTTTTTATGATACTCCTCTTTGTACTTGCTGATCAACTTAAATCCCTTTAACGTTGCAAGCCCGAAAAGAAAATGCTCCATGGTTTCTCTTGTTACATCAGCAAGGTTAAATTTGCTCGGTGCCGTTGCTGCCATTGCAAAAGGAACCATCATGGTTTCTACCCGGTAACGGCTCATCATTTCAACACTGATATCTGCCCGATACAATTCTTCAGCAATACCTCTGCGTATATTGTGGGCCACTACTTCCATCAAATACACTTCTTTCATCTTCCTGAATTTTTCAAATGCTTTCGGATGAAATTTTTCGGCATCGTACAACACCATCGGGTTTAATTGCGAAAACTGATCGTACAACTGTTCCAGCGTAAGAAAGATCTCATCCACTGCATCTTTTGCATTTTTCTTACAGAATTCACAGTCGTGCTGGGTTTGTGTAACCTCATCGTCCATTACGGCATTCACCAGTTCATCTTTTTCGGAAAAGAACTGATAAATGGTTTTTTTGCTCATGCCAAGCTGCGTGGCGATATCGTCCATTGAAACGGAACGTATGCCGTAACGCAGAAACAGCTCGTGGGCCTTTTTTTGTATTCGTTCTTTTGTCTCCATAATTGCAAATCGGACGCAAAACTATGGAAACTTTTATCGTTGCCAAAGTTTCCATCTCTTTTTTTTACCATTTATCATAATAAATTAACCTGCACCCACCGCTGTCGAAAGCTGTATTTTTGAAAAGGCAAATCCATCAACATGTTCAAATCATTCAATTACAAACAATTACTTCAGTATTTCTTACAAGGCTTACTGGTGTTAGCCCCCGTTGTAGTAACCGGATATGCGTTATTCTGGATTATAACGAGTATAGACGAACTCATCCCCATTTTTACTTTTACGGATGATGAAGGAAAAGTAATTGTCCGCAACTTTGGCTTGGGCTTCCTTATTATTATAGGTGCCATTTGCCTGGTTGGCTACCTGAGTACATTCTTTATTCAAAGCCGCATTTTCAATTTGTTTGATCATTGGCTGGAAAAAGTACCTGGCATCAAGTTTATTTATACTACGGTAAAAGATTTCTTTGAGGCATTTGCAGGTGAGAAAAAAAAGTTCAACCGCCCGGTGCTGGCAAATATTGATGATAACGATGTGTGGCGTGTAGGTTTTTTAACGAGAGATGATACGGAAGATTTTGGTTTGAAAGATTATGTAGCTGTATACGTGCCCATGAGTTATTCGATTGCAGGGAACGTTTATTTGATACCGGCGAACAGAATTAAATCGTTGGAAGGACACTTGACCGGCACAGAAGCTATGAAGTTTGCAATTAGTGGTGGTGTTACTAAAATGGATGAAGAGATTGAAGAGGAGATTTTGAAAGAAGACAACGCACTCAAGAAATAGGTTTCATGCGGAAGACTTTATTCGTTATTATTTTATTACTGGTTACAGAACAATGTTTCTGCTGGGGGTTTTATGGACACCGCAAGATCAATTACCAGGCGGTGTTTCTGTTACCACCTGATATGATCGGGTTTTATAAAACACATATTGATTTTCTTACAGAACATTCAGTTGATCCGGATAAACGCCGCTACGCAATTCCGGAAGAAGGGCCACGCCATTATATAGATATTGATCATTACGGTTCATTTCCTTTTTCTGAATTACCACATAACTACGATAGTGCTGTTGCAAAATTCAGTGCCGATACAGTGAATACGTATGGCATTGTTCCATGGTGGGTGCAAACTATGTTGTGGCGTTTAACCTCTGCCTTCAAAGAAAAGAACCAGGTAAAAATTTTAAAGCTTAGTGCAGAGATAGGCCATTACATTGCCGACGCACATGTACCGTTACATGCTTCGCATAATCATAATGGACAATTCACCAATCAAAACGGTATTCATGGTTTTTGGGAAAGCCGTGTACCGGAGTTGTTGGCCGAAAAAGAATTTGATTTCTGGATGGATAAGGCAGAGCATATTAAAAATCCGGGACAGTTTATTTGGGCACGTGTATTGGAAAGTGCTGCGGCTGCCGATACTGTGTTACGTTATGAAAAAGAATTGACTCAAAGTTTTCCTGCTGATCAGAAATATTCATTTGAAAACAGAAATGGCATAACAATAAGAACCTATTCAACAGCTTTTACTACTACCTATAATAATAAGTTGAATGGAATGATTGAACGGCGCATGCGTCAAAGCATTTTTGCAGTTGCAAGTTTTTGGTATACTGCATGGATCAATGCTGGTCAGCCTGATCTGAAAAAACTCAGCAATAAAGAATTTACTGCTGAAGAGTTGAAAGAATTTGAAGAGTTGAATAATAACTGGCGCAATGGAAAGATCGTTGGGAGAGAGCATGATTAATTAAATAAGCCCTGAGCCTAATGCAATTGAAAGAACGATCAGTAGCACTGCAACTAATTTTTGAATAAAAGCCAACGTTACTTTCTTCAGTAATTTCAAACCAATATAAGAACCGGTAATGCCACCGGC
It encodes the following:
- a CDS encoding ArsR/SmtB family transcription factor, producing MAIHKKEEFSTKEQHLAAFAKAISHPARIAILSVLAKRNQCICGEIVEILPLAQSTVSQHLKELKNAGLIDGETDGPRSCYCINWKAFEKFNADFNSLFEKLKEANAKCC
- a CDS encoding TIGR00266 family protein, coding for MATAHEIDYRIVGEEMQYVEIELDPNETAIAEAGSFMLMDEGIQMETIFGDGSANQGTGVLGKLFSAGKRLLTGESLFMTAYTNIGQGKKMVSFASPYPGKIIPLDLMRLGGPIVCQKDAFLCAAKGVSVGIALQRKLGTGLFGGEGFIMQKLEGDGLAFVHAGGHVFERELKPGEVLKIDTGCVVAYTHQVDFDIQFVGGIKNTIFGGEGLFFATLRGPGKVWIQTLPISRLASRILSYGRGARKEEGSLLGGLGNLLDGDGR
- a CDS encoding efflux RND transporter permease subunit, with the protein product MQSNFLEGLSKKFKEFKPTSWSVDNRTAIYIITILITAYGLYKFNTMPKEQYPDIVVPTISVATIYVGNSPADIENLVTRPIEKQLKSISGARVIKVQSSSQQDFSLIVVEFDTDVKTDLAKQKVKDAVDKARTDLPQDLTAEPDVQEFAFSEMPIMFVNISGDYDPVKLKQYADKMQDRFEELKEITRADIVGAPEREIQVNVDPYRMASARLTFTDIENAIARENNDITGGQVEIGTMKRTVRVRGQFNSSFDLNNIIVKGVSGSPVYLRDIATIKDTVKEKESFARLDGKNVITLNIVKRSGENLINAADNVKAAVKEMQDNDILPKDLKVTLTGDQSKQTKTSFNELVNTIVIGFILVLLILMFFMGVTNAFFVALSVPLSVFVAFLFLPVADLIIGTGVTLNFIVLFALLFGLGIIVDDAIVVIENTHRIYHNGKVPIIRSAKEAAGEVFIPVLAGTATTLAPFFPLIFWKGIIGKFMIYLPVMLILTLAASLIVAFIINPVFAVSFMKPEGRAYDDKKSNIFRKWYWWAFWIIGIINHVIGNHGTGNFLFFMALVGILNRYVLRDAIYFFQEKALPKLMNSYEKMLRWVLKGWRPVWALVLLFVLFPIAVFMLIARGNPSTFFPSGDPNFIYVYLKMPVGTDVKQTDSITQLLEKKVYKVLEKEKPGEEGSIVESIITNVAVSANKPEDNNRSTQPNLGRIQVSFVEFEKRHGKSTKVYIDEIRENIKGIPGASISVEQEGGGPPTDPPVNIEIVGDNFNNIAKVATELYNYLDTNRVDGIDNLLMDVDLNNPEITVSVDRERALIEGVSTAQVGMELRTALFGKEVSKLKEGEDEYKIQLRYSEMQRNNIINLMNMKITFRDFNTGQIKQVPINAVAKFDYTSTTGGVKRKNLKRTIQLQSNVADPTQAGPINAMLKSKIDDFKNKVRIPEDVTIRQSGQSEQEAETNAFLGTALIIAIGLIFLILVLQFNSISKPFIVITEIFFSIIGVLLGYAITGKVIATIMLGVGIIGLAGIVIKNGILLIEFTDELRGRGYKTREAAIQAGRIRIIPVLLTALATMLGLLPLAVGFNIDFVSLFQHLDPKIFFGGDSVVFWGPLSWTIIYGLVFAFFLTLMMVPSMYIISERLRRPMESFYGTKYVALFGFLGPLFFIFVGIMYLVRAIQGKKVWVGQQRKTVPSKI
- a CDS encoding efflux RND transporter periplasmic adaptor subunit; translated protein: MKRILQYTFIAGFALVLASCGAGAKEKKGSLGEKKAELEKLKTEQITLATKIKTLEEEITKLDTAAGKSDKAKLIAITPVLTEDFSHYIDLQGSIDADNISYIAPPNGQGGLVTDLYIKEGQFVKKGQLILKMDDKVLRQQVKISETQLALAKDLYQRQKNLWDQNIGSEVQLISAKTNVEALERQIATAYEQIKLFTVYSPASGIADVVAVKVGEFFSGVMGVSPQIRIVNNSTLKAVVQVPENYMTRVRLGSPVIVTIPDMNKSFNSSVKLSSQTINPSTRTFTVEAAIPGGGVRPNSMATVRIKDYSAPNALVIPVNLIQTDDKGKYVYIVEKDSKGRSVAVKKPVVVGESYGDKIEIKAGLQSGQQLISEGYQSVYDRQVVTIG
- a CDS encoding TolC family protein, whose protein sequence is MKKNQRNKWLLVATMLLGFTVANAQTEYRLTVKEAVNMALNNVADIKNLRIDSLKQEAQNKEILGSALPQVTGSGQVAHYLTLPKILFPSAGKTDVYTVLNQEGVKDGNGATIQPKNEFTVQEFSFVQPWSITAGVSLNQLLFQPDVFVGLIARKTSIEYAKENIKVQEDKTREQVQKAYYQVLIAEQQLKTLQQSLQRFEKLLSDQEQLFKNGFIEKLDIDKTTVSFNNTKSSETQLKNIIELGYASLKFTMGLAQNDKIVLTDQLNNESVKENVLDDGTVNYNNRSEVRLLNTVQKLQELDVRRNKLGYAPTLAFFYQFQQQGQLNKNFSAFTGQNWFWFNSNLIGLNLSIPIFDGFQRKYKIQQAKYTLDKTTNTIENIKKAIDFEQNAAKINLRNAIINMDAQQKNLELAERVYNTTKKKYEQGVGSSFEILQSDTELQRAQGNYFDALYNAVVAKISYLKAIGQLN
- a CDS encoding TetR/AcrR family transcriptional regulator, whose protein sequence is METKERIQKKAHELFLRYGIRSVSMDDIATQLGMSKKTIYQFFSEKDELVNAVMDDEVTQTQHDCEFCKKNAKDAVDEIFLTLEQLYDQFSQLNPMVLYDAEKFHPKAFEKFRKMKEVYLMEVVAHNIRRGIAEELYRADISVEMMSRYRVETMMVPFAMAATAPSKFNLADVTRETMEHFLFGLATLKGFKLISKYKEEYHKKRNNKP
- a CDS encoding DUF502 domain-containing protein gives rise to the protein MFKSFNYKQLLQYFLQGLLVLAPVVVTGYALFWIITSIDELIPIFTFTDDEGKVIVRNFGLGFLIIIGAICLVGYLSTFFIQSRIFNLFDHWLEKVPGIKFIYTTVKDFFEAFAGEKKKFNRPVLANIDDNDVWRVGFLTRDDTEDFGLKDYVAVYVPMSYSIAGNVYLIPANRIKSLEGHLTGTEAMKFAISGGVTKMDEEIEEEILKEDNALKK
- a CDS encoding zinc dependent phospholipase C family protein → MRKTLFVIILLLVTEQCFCWGFYGHRKINYQAVFLLPPDMIGFYKTHIDFLTEHSVDPDKRRYAIPEEGPRHYIDIDHYGSFPFSELPHNYDSAVAKFSADTVNTYGIVPWWVQTMLWRLTSAFKEKNQVKILKLSAEIGHYIADAHVPLHASHNHNGQFTNQNGIHGFWESRVPELLAEKEFDFWMDKAEHIKNPGQFIWARVLESAAAADTVLRYEKELTQSFPADQKYSFENRNGITIRTYSTAFTTTYNNKLNGMIERRMRQSIFAVASFWYTAWINAGQPDLKKLSNKEFTAEELKEFEELNNNWRNGKIVGREHD